The proteins below come from a single Ruegeria sp. THAF33 genomic window:
- a CDS encoding pyridoxal phosphate-dependent aminotransferase, translating to MRLSERITQITGGGSDGWDVFYRARRMLSEGQAVTELTIGEHDTRTDPSILRAMELSARNGHTGYAMVPGTDLLRDTVAARVQTRTGVPTSRNNVLITPGGQAALFAAHMAVCDPGDVGLYLDPYYATYPGTIRGVGAVARAVQTPADDAFQPQAERIDAAAEGAVSLLINTPNNPTGVVYSRQSLEAVADVCRRRDLWLISDEVYDTQVWDGEHLSPRALPGMAERTLVVGSMSKSHAMTGSRCGWVVGPQEVIAHLINLATHTTYGVPGFVQDASSFALTAGVELEEKIAAPFRRRRALAMDILASQNIVGLVPAQGAMYLMLDIRATGMSGDAFANALLDAHKIAVMPGESFGKAAAGHIRVAMTVADERFAVALKTLCEFASHLARKHAAE from the coding sequence ATGAGATTGTCTGAACGCATCACGCAGATCACCGGCGGCGGCAGCGATGGCTGGGACGTGTTCTATCGCGCGCGCCGGATGTTGAGTGAAGGACAAGCCGTAACCGAACTGACGATCGGTGAACATGACACCCGAACCGACCCTTCGATTCTTCGGGCGATGGAACTGTCGGCCCGCAACGGTCATACAGGTTACGCGATGGTGCCCGGCACGGACCTGCTGCGCGACACGGTCGCCGCACGGGTTCAGACCCGCACTGGCGTTCCGACCTCTCGGAACAACGTCCTGATCACCCCCGGCGGGCAAGCCGCCCTGTTCGCCGCACATATGGCTGTTTGCGATCCCGGTGATGTCGGATTGTACCTCGACCCGTACTACGCCACCTATCCCGGCACGATTCGGGGTGTTGGCGCCGTGGCCCGTGCGGTTCAAACCCCGGCCGATGACGCTTTCCAACCCCAGGCCGAGCGGATCGATGCCGCTGCTGAAGGCGCGGTTTCGCTGTTGATCAACACGCCGAACAATCCGACCGGCGTGGTCTATTCCCGTCAATCGCTCGAGGCGGTCGCTGACGTGTGCAGGCGGCGCGATCTCTGGCTGATCTCGGATGAGGTATACGACACGCAGGTCTGGGACGGTGAACATCTTTCTCCGCGTGCACTGCCCGGCATGGCAGAGCGAACGCTTGTGGTTGGATCCATGTCCAAGTCCCACGCCATGACCGGGTCGCGATGTGGATGGGTCGTCGGCCCACAGGAGGTCATCGCCCATCTGATCAATCTGGCGACCCACACCACCTACGGCGTTCCCGGGTTCGTACAGGACGCGTCGAGTTTTGCGCTGACCGCGGGTGTAGAACTTGAAGAAAAAATCGCCGCTCCGTTCCGCCGCCGCCGTGCCTTGGCCATGGATATTCTGGCCTCGCAAAACATCGTCGGCCTCGTCCCTGCGCAGGGCGCCATGTATCTGATGCTGGATATCCGCGCGACCGGGATGTCGGGGGACGCGTTTGCCAACGCGCTGCTGGACGCACACAAAATTGCCGTCATGCCCGGCGAAAGCTTCGGCAAGGCCGCTGCCGGGCACATACGGGTGGCCATGACCGTGGCCG